A window from Fragaria vesca subsp. vesca linkage group LG5, FraVesHawaii_1.0, whole genome shotgun sequence encodes these proteins:
- the LOC101295232 gene encoding proteinase inhibitor type-2 CEVI57-like — translation MATGKSIGAIVLLLVCGSILLGMNPTEAKVCIQVCYEAAYMTCPSSGSTHLSPSCNCCLAPEVGCSIYNSDGTKICTGTE, via the exons ATGGCTACAGGCAAGAGTATTGGTGCAATAGTTCTTCTCCTTGTTTGTG GTTCAATCCTACTGGGTATGAATCCAACTGAGGCCAAAGTTTGCATTCAAGTTTGCTACGAGGCAGCTTATATGACTTGCCCGTCCTCAGGCTCTACTCATCTCTCACCATCCTGCAACTGTTGCTTAGCTCCGGAGGTCGGCTGCTCCATTTACAACTCCGATGGAACTAAGATCTGTACTGGTACTGAATAA
- the LOC101294662 gene encoding proteinase inhibitor PSI-1.2-like, with amino-acid sequence MASDKSITAILLLLVCGSVILGVVPTEAKVCPFICYDAAAYMTCPSSGNEQLSPPCNCCLAPAPGCALYRADGTRLCTTT; translated from the exons ATGGCTAGTGACAAGAGTATCACTGCAATACTTCTTCTCCTTGTTTGTG GTTCAGTCATACTGGGAGTTGTTCCAACTGAAGCCAAAGTCTGCCCTTTTATTTGCTACGATGCAGCTGCTTATATGACCTGCCCGTCTTCAGGAAACGAGCAACTTTCACCTCCCTGCAACTGTTGCTTAGCGCCGGCACCAGGCTGCGCCCTTTACCGAGCTGATGGAACTCGCCTCTGTACTACTACCTGA
- the LOC101304879 gene encoding agamous-like MADS-box protein AGL15-like translates to MGPPRRTEIKKIEDLSARQVTFSKRRNGLFRKAKRWSVSYDAEVAVIVFSNTGKLYQFSSTSMEHTLLRYNNKGVSSPDEKRQHEAAAKPETLNATVLLQEQIASLKSDCSRMRGRELDGLSLKELDELEKELNQGILSITKRKDEVLLEDFYSSKSKEEQIMEILSANNYRKPSSVLELFSDSLLPLDRSRLFYASSSNDIASCSESAGSGKHKDLSLQLSLSL, encoded by the coding sequence ATGGGTCCTCCAAGAAGAACTGAAATCAAGAAGATTGAAGATCTGAGTGCTAGGCAAGTCACCTTCTCCAAACGCCGTAACGGGTTGTTCCGCAAGGCTAAAAGATGGTCAGTTTCTTATGACGCAGAAGTGGCCGTGATAGTTTTCTCCAATACCGGAAAGCTGTATCAGTTCTCAAGCACCAGCATGGAGCACACTCTTTTAAGATACAACAACAAGGGTGTTAGCTCCCCAGATGAGAAGCGCCAACATGAAGCAGCTGCAAAACCTGAAACCCTAAATGCAACAGTGCTACTGCAGGAGCAAATCGCATCCCTAAAATCGGACTGCTCGCGAATGAGGGGTAGGGAGTTGGATGGCTTGAGTTTGAAAGAGCTGGATGAGCTTGAGAAAGAACTCAACCAAGGAATATTATCTATAACAAAAAGGAAGGATGAAGTGCTTTTGGAGGACTTTTACAGCTCTAAATCAAAAGAAGAACAGATTATGGAGATTTTGAGTGCGAATAACTACCGCAAACCCTCATCTGTCCTTGAATTATTTAGTGATTCTCTTCTTCCTTTGGACAGGAGCAGGTTATTCTATGCTTCGAGCTCAAATGACATCGCCAGTTGCAGTGAATCGGCAGGAAGCGGTAAACATAAAGATTTATCTTTGCAATTGTCATTGTCATTATAG
- the LOC101304587 gene encoding pentatricopeptide repeat-containing protein At3g61520, mitochondrial-like has product MKSSKPLLHLLKPQTPKSNSPLFLLTHHLCTNPISNPHHDDDDDYDDSLVTQVLQLLQPNEQHWNFPQLQTLLFPNSTSSPSPRSLLHITRRLASPNKALKFFDFVSQNLTPQDPPKALLSSSFQALVELTLRQPPSETNLYELYKMAKDRNVPISPKAAGLLVQSMGRAGMEEEALIVFNELESGLKTTHIRNVVIGMSLKMGRVDGALKVLDEMLDPEANFQVDEYTVDVVVGLFLRGEIRGRSVSEEEIAELVSKFGGRGVFPNSMVLTKLVSGLCRNRKVSLAWDVLHDVMKKGGAVEAAPYNALLSALGRGNEFKRMRELMAKMEEMGIKPNVITFGILINRLCKSRRIGAAMEVFEKMSGGVKGVSAEPDVVIYNTLIDGLCKVGRQEEGLRLMEKMRSQSGCAPNTVTYNILIDGFNKVGDIEKGHELFDKMKEEGIPMNVSTLNTMLDGLSRRGRLNTALEFFNEMERKGLKGNAVTYTILITSFCNVTNIRKAMELFDQMLSSGCPTDAKVYHCLISGLSQAGRMEDASFVVSKMKEAGFSMDIVSYNGMIRGFSSKNKPDKIHEMIEEMEVSRVKPDSVTYNTLLAYLGKSGDFESAHKVLDRMLSEGIVPTVVTFGTLIHAHCLDGDIEKAMRIFRDMGSNSKIPPNTVIYNDLINSLCKKNDAEQALSLMEDMKKKGVRPNTQTFNALFKGLRENNLLKKAFQFMDQMVEEDCNPDYITMEILTEWLPGVGEIERLRKFAQGYPVSEPQPQQKDGIVAL; this is encoded by the coding sequence ATGAAGAGTTCAAAACCCCTCCTCCACCTCCTTAAACCCCAAACCCCCAAATCCAACTCCCCCTTGTTCCTCCTCACCCACCACCTCTGCACCAATCCCATCTCCAATCCTCACCACGACGACGACGACGACTACGACGACTCCCTCGTAACCCAAGTCCTCCAACTCCTCCAACCCAATGAGCAACACTGGAACTTCCCCCAACTCCAAACCCTCCTCTTCCCCAACTCCACCTCCTCTCCTTCACCCCGCTCCCTCCTCCACATCACCCGCCGGCTCGCCTCCCCCAACAAAGCCCTCAAATTCTTCGATTTCGTCTCCCAGAATCTCACCCCTCAGGACCCTCCAAAGGCCTTGCTCTCCTCCTCATTCCAGGCCCTTGTGGAGCTCACATTGCGACAACCCCCCTCCGAAACGAACCTTTATGAGCTCTACAAGATGGCCAAGGATCGAAACGTTCCGATTAGTCCCAAGGCCGCAGGGCTGCTTGTCCAGTCCATGGGGAGGGCTGGGATGGAGGAGGAGGCTCTAATAGTGTTTAATGAACTCGAGTCGGGGTTGAAAACTACTCATATTCGCAATGTGGTAATTGGGATGTCGCTGAAAATGGGGCGTGTTGATGGTGCACTGAAGGTGCTCGACGAAATGCTTGACCCAGAAGCAAATTTCCAGGTTGATGAGTATACTGTTGATGTTGTGGTTGGCTTGTTTTTAAGGGGAGAGATTAGAGGGAGGAGTGTCAGTGAGGAGGAAATTGCGGAGTTGGTGTCGAAATTTGGTGGGCGTGGCGTGTTTCCTAATAGCATGGTACTTACGAAATTGGTGAGTGGTTTGTGTAGGAACAGGAAGGTTAGTCTTGCTTGGGATGTTTTGCATGATGTCATGAAGAAGGGTGGTGCTGTAGAGGCTGCTCCATACAATGCGCTGTTGTCGGCTTTGGGGAGAGGGAATGAGTTTAAGAGGATGAGGGAGCTTATGGCGAAGATGGAAGAGATGGGGATTAAGCCCAATGTTATAACTTTTGGTATTCTTATTAATCGGTTATGCAAGTCTAGGAGAATAGGTGCTGCCATGGAGGTGTTTGAAAAGATGAGTGGAGGAGTAAAGGGGGTTTCGGCTGAACCGGATGTGGTCATCTATAACACTCTGATTGATGGACTTTGTAAAGTGGGAAGGCAAGAAGAAGGTTTGCGTTTGATGGAAAAGATGAGATCTCAAAGTGGCTGTGCTCCTAATACTGTTACCTATAATATTTTGATTGATGGTTTCAACAAAGTTGGGGACATTGAGAAGGGCCATGAGCTCTTTGATAAAATGAAGGAAGAAGGGATACCAATGAATGTCTCCACCCTCAATACTATGCTTGATGGTCTGTCCAGGCGTGGGAGACTCAACACTGCACTTGAGTTCTTTAACGAAATGGAGAGGAAAGGTTTGAAAGGCAATGCTGTCACTTACACAATCTTAATCACTTCCTTTTGTAATGTGACCAATATTCGCAAGGCAATGGAGTTGTTTGATCAGATGTTGAGCTCTGGGTGTCCCACTGATGCAAAAGTTTACCACTGCTTGATTTCTGGTTTAAGCCAAGCCGGAAGGATGGAGGATGCCAGCTTTGTTGTCTCAAAGATGAAGGAGGCTGGGTTCTCCATGGATATCGTTTCTTACAATGGGATGATTCGTGGGTTCTCCAGTAAAAATAAGCCTGATAAGATTCATGAGATGATTGAGGAAATGGAGGTGTCTCGAGTGAAGCCTGATAGCGTAACATACAACACCTTGCTTGCCTACTTAGGCAAATCTGGGGACTTTGAAAGTGCACATAAAGTACTTGACAGGATGCTGAGTGAGGGTATTGTTCCCACTGTTGTCACTTTTGGTACATTGATTCATGCACATTGCTTGGATGGTGATATCGAAAAAGCCATGAGAATCTTCAGAGACATGGGATCTAACTCAAAGATACCTCCGAATACTGTAATCTACAATGATTTAATCAATTCTCTTTGCAAGAAGAATGATGCGGAACAAGCTCTTTCTTTGATGGAGGACATGAAAAAAAAGGGGGTGAGACCTAATACCCAAACATTCAATGCCCTGTTCAAAGGCCTTAGAGAGAACAATTTATTAAAGAAGGCATTTCAATTTATGGATCAAATGGTTGAAGAGGACTGTAATCCTGATTATATAACGATGGAGATTCTTACCGAATGGCTTCCTGGTGTTGGTGAAATAGAGAGGTTGAGAAAGTTTGCTCAAGGATATCCGGTTTCGGAGCCTCAGCCCCAACAGAAGGATGGGATAGTCGCATTGTAA